One genomic segment of Coffea arabica cultivar ET-39 chromosome 6e, Coffea Arabica ET-39 HiFi, whole genome shotgun sequence includes these proteins:
- the LOC113695991 gene encoding benzyl alcohol O-benzoyltransferase-like, which translates to MGSGSASSNSKKSLTFRVTRQKPELVRPAKSTPREFKLLSDIDDQEGLRTQLPAIHFYHNHNNDPRINGTRRRLDPVKVIREAIAKALVFYYPFAGRLREGPGRKLMVECTGEGVLFIEADADVTLEQFGDAFQPPFPCLEELLYDVPHSGGILHCPLLLIQVTRLRCGGFIFALRLNHTMADGAGLSQFMHAVGEIARGASVPSIQPVWQRELLNARDPPRVTCTHHEYDQVADTKGSIIPQDDMVHRSFFFGPAEISALRKSIPLDLSRTCSTFDVLTACLWRCRTIALQPEPNEEVRVMCIVNARSKFNPPLPQGYYGNAIAYPVALTTAGELCNKPVGYAVELVTKVKRVVTEDYMRSVADLMVIKGRPHFTLVRTYLVSDGTRSRLTDVDFGWGKPVYGGPAKGTVASFHIAFKTKKGEKGRIVPIYLPGLAMDRFVSELKKLLSNNVHLGAITDRSISVKSAL; encoded by the exons ATGGGTTCCGGATCAGCATCATCAAACTCAAAAAAGTCTTTGACATTCAGGGTGACCAGACAAAAGCCTGAGCTGGTCCGTCCGGCCAAGTCCACCCCTAGGGAATTCAAGCTCCTCTCTGACATCGACGATCAAGAGGGTCTTCGCACTCAACTCCCTGCCATCCATTTTTACCATAACCATAATAATGATCCCAGGATTAATGGGACCAGGAGGAGATTAGACCCCGTGAAGGTGATCAGGGAGGCTATTGCGAAGGCTCTGGTGTTCTACTACCCGTTTGCTGGGCGGCTGAGAGAAGGCCCCGGAAGAAAGCTGATGGTTGAGTGCACGGGAGAGGGTGTTCTGTTCATTGAAGCCGATGCAGACGTGACGCTGGAGCAGTTTGGGGATGCGTTTCAGCCTCCATTCCCGTGCTTGGAGGAGCTCCTCTATGATGTTCCTCACTCTGGAGGAATCCTTCACTGTCCTTTACTGCTTATACAG GTAACTCGTTTAAGATGCGGTGGTTTCATCTTCGCACTTCGCCTAAATCACACCATGGCTGATGGTGCTGGACTCAGTCAGTTCATGCATGCTGTGGGAGAAATCGCACGGGGAGCCTCTGTCCCATCTATACAGCCAGTATGGCAGAGAGAGCTCCTCAATGCTAGAGACCCGCCAAGGGTGACGTGCACCCACCACGAATACGACCAGGTAGCTGATACCAAGGGATCCATCATTCCCCAGGATGACATGGTCCATCGTTCTTTCTTCTTTGGCCCGGCAGAGATCTCAGCGCTGAGAAAATCGATCCCTCTTGACCTTAGTCGCACGTGTTCAACGTTTGATGTTCTGACAGCCTGCCTCTGGCGCTGCCGAACCATCGCCCTCCAGCCTGAACCTAACGAGGAAGTCCGTGTGATGTGCATTGTTAATGCTCGTTCCAAGTTCAATCCTCCCTTGCCCCAAGGATACTACGGCAATGCTATAGCATATCCAGTGGCGCTGACAACAGCCGGAGAACTATGCAACAAGCCTGTGGGATATGCAGTGGAGCTGGTGACCAAGGTCAAACGTGTTGTGACAGAAGATTACATGAGATCTGTGGCTGATTTAATGGTTATTAAAGGGAGGCCTCATTTCACTCTGGTGAGGACTTATCTTGTGTCGGATGGTACCCGGTCTAGGTTGACTGACGTGGATTTTGGTTGGGGAAAGCCGGTGTATGGGGGGCCGGCCAAGGGTACTGTTGCCAGCTTTCACATAGCTTTCAAGACCAAGAAGGGGGAGAAAGGAAGAATAGTTCCTATTTATCTGCCGGGTTTGGCAATGGACAGATTTGTGAGCGAGCTGAAAAAATTGTTGAGCAACAATGTCCATCTTGGTGCCATTACTGATCGCTCCATCTCCGTCAAATCAGCCTTGTGA